Genomic segment of Tursiops truncatus isolate mTurTru1 chromosome 5, mTurTru1.mat.Y, whole genome shotgun sequence:
atactgCTTTGCACTTAATTATTTGCTTAGAgagtgtacatgtatatgtaaatggTACAGTTATACACAGCATGGATATCTCAGATGCATTGTATGAGAGGCCCACAGGCAGATTCAAATACAGATGCTGACGGCCATGGCAGCTTGGTGAGGTCCAGCTCGATTCCAAACTGCTCCGCTTACCAGCATGCTCCCAGGCTGGGGCCTGCTGATGTGTGCCTCAGGATATTCTCTGGAGTCCTGGGAAGCCTACAGCTGTTCTCGCAGGCAGCTGTTGTGTGTGGGATGCGGTTGTGAGGACATTGGTCCAGATGTGGGCGTTACGGAGATTGTGGGCTTAAGCATGATGAAATTCAGCTGGTCAGAGGTGGAAGAACAAAGACAAACTCTAGCCTCTAACAATTCTTCACAGCTGGATTTTAAAAGCAACTTGCTACCTTTAATGACAATTTCAAAATAATGCTTTAAATTTTCTAGTTCAAATCAACAAGCTTATGTATGAAGATGCCATCCCTTTTTGGAATTATTTCAGTATagttaaaaagaaactttttaacaCAAAATACTTGCTGGTAAAATGGTAACTCATGTAGTCTTCTTTTGAGGAGGATGTAGagattttttaacttttggaactttcttggtttttttatattttctcccttttttttgcttttttttttggttgacctgtgaggagacagaaaaaaaagggtAATGTTTCTCTATCTTaccctttttccttccttatatTATATTTGGACTCTCCAGACTGTGGTCTTTCTTTATCCTCAGAACCAGTTTAAAGTTGCTTCAGTCTCAGAGGGGCTCTTTTTGATTCTATTTCACTCACTTTGATGAGGAGGCAGTAGCCTTCTGACTGGTtctcttctgtccattttctggGCTCATTACTACCCCCACTGCAATCTTGCTTATGACCCACCTGTCCCAACTATAGTTTTCTGAGGTTGGTACTATTATCATCCaatgtttacagatgaggagactgaggctcggagcgggtgacttgcccaaagttgcACAGCTAGTATGTGGCAGAACTGCTAGTCTGTCAGAGTCCAGAACCAAGTGCCCAACTACATATTCTGTGGCCCTCTTCAAACTTAACCCTTTAGCACACCATGCAGGATTCTTCCCCCTTTCCTGGTCTACTTTTCTATCTCAATCCCTTCACTCCCTCCGCACAAACTCCAGCCACATTACCCGAGGTTCCTGGAACACAGTGAGCTCGCTCATGACTCTAGTCGGTTTTTTATGCTGTCCTTACCCTCCTGGTGAACTACTTATCCTTCAAGACCCAAATCAAATGTCACCTGATATAAAAAGTCTTCCTTAACCCTTTCTTCCTGTCCCCTCACCTCTGGCAAAGTTAATTACTCCTTCTTCTATTATCTTCAAGATTcttgtacatatatttattttatatttttcacattgtACTATAATTAATTGTTAGCAAATTTGCTACGGAAGGAAGGGACTTTAtcttattacctttttttttgtttttggttgtgcCATGCgatagttctccaaccagggattgaacccgggccctggcagtgaaagtgccaagtcctaaccactggaccaccatggaattccCTACCTTATATCCTTTCTATCCTCACTGTCTACCACTCAATACGCATTTATTGTATTGGATAAGAAAGACAAGCTGCCTACCCTCATGGAACAcacattctagtgggagagatAGACAAGTGATACTGTAAGCAAGACTACCATTACACCTCAAGGTGATGACATCATTCTACGAAAAAAATAGGAGCACAATAACATGAATGAAGAACGTATCCTTAAAGGAACTACATGATtctttgttttccaaagttaatttctaaaagaaagaaaattttgttcctttttttcaccAACCTGTTTCTCCCACTCTTTAATCAATTCTTTCACATCTGTTGAATTTGGGTTTAGACAGGTTTGAGCCCCATTCTTCATTGTAGCACTACCAAAGAAATAGCAACaagatatttctttttacttttaataatttaaatgctTCATCTTATCCACAGAATTCAATTCCCCAATTAAAAATGTACTTGTGTCATCACTATAAGCATCTGAGACTTCCagtctttttcctgccttttcattttttaagtgacTGAGGGGACTTAGATACATTTCTAGGATAGCACGTAActctaagttaaaaaaatccCAACAGGTATATGCAATAGGAGAAAGTTAAATCTAAAGATAATATTGGTTCTGTTATGATGGAAAAAGCTATTTAGGtttaagtgaaaatataaaatagacaagttGCCAATATATCTactttcttttcccccaaaacaatgaaaatgagcATGAATTTTGCTAAATTTTCTAGTGAAACAActtaaaacatcaataaaatgttttcttaagaCAAGATTAACAGActggttgaatttttaaaattacatcagaCTCTCCAGGAACAATTTAAAgactattttctttaatttctgtctaATCTAAGAATAAGAGTAGTCATTCTATACAGCATCCTTGATTTAGGTTTCAAAAAACTTACAATAGGCATATCCTTTAATCTAGCAATTCTAATCTCTAGAAAGGTATTACTAATAGGAAAGAATTAAAGACACAATATTGCTACAATAGCAGTTTgttttcaatagcaaaaaaattggaaataacctacATTTAGGTGTTGGTCATATAGATTATGGTACGTCCACATGATAGAATAAAATTTGGCCATTAAAATTGACattattaggaaaaaatgatGTTATTACAGAAGATTTACTGACAGGAAATGTTCATTATATAGTGTTAATGTAAAAGATTACAAAACAGTATGTagtgtatgattttatttttgggtacatatattgtgtgtataaatatatatatatagcgtctatatatgtacacacaaagCCAATGAGGGAGATTTGGAAGACTATATGCAGAGAGATTAACACTACCTATCACTGAATGGTAGGATTATAGacgatttttaatttcttcttttgggtcatttacattaaacattttctacaatgaacatgtcATCTTTGGTTCCTAACCTCTACCAGACATTGCTTGTTTttttagaagaaaggaagaagtagactGGATTTATGGAGGGGCAACTATCTGCATTTTAAGTGTCTGAATGGGCAAGTGTTCTGAGGGTAATACTCACACTAAACTTATTGCTGGAGCCTATGTGTTGGATGAGTTTTTACTtacatgatttcagttttctcacaAGAAGGGCTTGGGGCAAATTGTTTAAGGTCCTTTAAGAATTTTGAATGGATCGTCCCTGGGCTGGTGTTGATGCAGGAACAGCGTCCATTCCTCATTGTTGGAGTTCCTAAGGGGGAAAGAGAGGTAGAAAACATCGATTTAGAGCAATGTCTCAATTTAGGTGATCCACCCAAATGATACATTTGACTTAGTCATGATTATTACTATCACTTACTGAGTGTCTGTTAATCATTACCACGAGATTTTGAGTAGGTGTTATCTCCGGTTTATAGATAAAGAATccaaggttcagagaagttaagtaaaaaacaaagccTTTCAGCTTTTAGGGGACAAGTGCAGGGTTTCAGCACAGGTTTCTTTGGGTCCAAAGGCATTACTCTTAACTACCATATTTTACAACCTTAGGAAAAGggatttttataatattcaataaatgtctatCACAGGTCAGATACACAGATACCTAATTCGTGTGTGCTATGCAGACCATAGTATCTCAAGCAAATCCCAAAGCCATTTTTTATCTGACCTTAGTGAAATGGAGTTGGTACTCGTTTCAACAGAAAGCTCCACTTACAATAACTAATTACCACCACCATCCTGATCTTTCCCACTGCCTTGGTTTTCAGTAGTActttaaacttttgaaaattctttaaaatacactgtcttcattccttaattttttcatttattcaacatacatttacTCGGTACTTCCTATATGCCATACATTGTATAGTAGGTAGAAAAAGCATAactataaaatttccattttacagctgaggaaactgaagtctaGAAAAGTTCATTAATTTGCCCCAAATAACAAAGGAAGTTAGTAAACAGATTAGGGACAACCTCTCTGATTATTGGATACTTAATTTGTCAACCACAGACATACTTATCAAGAAACACTGTCAGGGTGACAAAAATAATTTAGGAGACAAAGTCTTCCATCTCATTATCACccagttcaacaaacatttattgaacacttactctgtgccaggaattcACACACGTGGACTGAGAAGACTTGTATTTGACTTGGCAGGTCCAAGATATGAACTTTGGATAACTGACAACAACTGACTCACATCACTTTCTGATGCACACAAAGCAGTTACCTTCACTGGCAAATCAAGGGACTTTTCTAGCAGTTCACATCTCTGACTTGACTAACCCAATATAACTCAGAATCCCTTACCTTGAACTCCAATCAGAGTCAGGAAGATGATACCCAAAAGGAGAGAAACGCCACTTTTCTTCATAGTGGTAGAATGGAGTTGCTCCTGTATTTGTTCTACTGAGTCACTCCTGTATTTGATTTTAAGCCTGAGAAATTCTTTAGAGAACATGCTCTTGGAAATCATACTTATTTAGGAAATCCATTTCCCTCCTAAAATCTGATTGGCTGGTTGTCTTAGCTGATCCAGCTAAACTGACCACAAACTTAATTGTGCTGGGGGAAACCCTACTCTCTGATCCAAGGGAATTTCTGCATGATTTATATGTTtccatttcacataaatgggTAGTTTATCATAAGAGATGTGAAACCATCATCACTGGCAGCCTTTAGCACAGTAACAGCTGCTCACCTGGATGAAGAATAAgttatataatgaatataataaCATCATACAAGAAGGGCTGGAGATGTGGATTCCAGATGGGAAATATTAAAGTCCAGATAAGTAAAACACTCTTCAAATTTTCTTACTATTTGTAGAATatctttatgtataatatatggccacatttattttttcttatattgctTACCCAACAATCTTAAACaatcaaaatacattaaaaggcaTCTTAATTAATTCAGGGACTAGGTCATTTCCTACTGTGGTaggctctttttgttttttatgtcattGCTGCTAcagatgattatttttttaaatagatagaATAATGGATCAGTTGAAAATAGACAGTGGGTACTACctcaaactttaaaacttctgtgtatcaaagaaaacaatcaacagtgaaaaagcaacctatggaatgggagcaaaacatatatctgataaggagttaatattatATGGAACTTCtacaacaacaaaatccaaataacctgattaaaaaatgggtagactCGAATACACATtcctctaaagaagatatacaaatgggcaataagcacatgaaaaaagttcaacgtcactaattgttagggaaatgcaaatcaaaaccacaatgagttattgCCGAAGACCAGCCGAACGAAGAAGATCAAACCAATCAGAGCcagaagggaaggggtaaggaCATGAAATAGCATCGACACATGGGGTCAGCAGGACCAAGACTACTGCTGGttgcaaggcaaattttattGTGCTACAGCTGCAGATTATATAGACTAGAAAAGGGAAGGTTGCCAGACGGTGGTTTACATTATCTGAAGACTGTCTCGGCTCAAggttaacttccctgggagaaaaccCATAAACCCAGAATCATCAAAAATAACCTGCAAGTGCAGGGGGGAGACAGCTTTGcttgtctcattttacattctttctgatctctggACCCTGGTAATTTATCTCCCATGGAATGGAACAAGGAGGGGAACAAGTAGGGACAGTCCCTTCGAGCAGCTGCAGCATGCCTGGCACGTCCGCAGCCTGCTCTGATGGCTGACTGCTTCCCACAAGTTATCACCTCATACACACCAGGATGCCactatcaaaaaacagaaaacaggggcttccctggtggcgcagtggttgagagtccgcctgcctatttcaggggacacgggttcgtgccccagtccgggaagaccccacatgccgcggagcggctgggcgcgtgagccatggccgctgagcctgcgcgtccggagcctgtgctccgcaacgggagaggccacaacagtgagaggcccacgtaccgcaaaaaaaaaaaccacccagaaaatgacaagtgttggcgaggatgtggaaaagttggaacccttgtgcactgttggtgggaatgtaaaatgatgcagccattatggaaaacaatatagaggttccttaaaaaattagagggttctcaaaaattaaaaatagaattaccatatgatccaacaatcccacttctgggaatatgttcaaaagaattcaaagcaggatctcaaagagatatttgcacacccatgttcaaggcagcattattcacaatagctaagaaatgaagcaacccaaatgtccattgacagttgaatggataaagaaaacgttgtatatacatgcaatgtaatattatgcagccttaaaaaagaaggaaatcttgtcacatgctacaacatggatgaagcttgagaaTATTATGCTCagagaaataaaccagtcacaaaagaacaaatagtCACAGGAAGTATCTAAAGTCaaatcttagaaacagaaagtagaaaggtgggTGTCAAGGGCTGGGGGAAAGGGTGAGATGAAATTAATCTTTAGTGGGTTTAGGGTTTCAGtgttgcaagatgaaaaagttctagagatgtgTTATACaataatatgaatatacttaacacgACTGAACTGCATATTTAGAAATGGTTCAGAGGGTAAATTTGATGCTAcgtgtgttttaccacaataaaatataataagagTAAGGGATCAGTTGCATGTAATGAAAATCCAAATTAATAGTGGCTAACTAGATAAAAGTGTGTTTTCCCGAACAGAGGCAGGTGACTAGGGCTTATACGGTGGTTCTGAGATCTCCATGAGGTCTCCCAGGCTCCTTCTATCTTGTTGCTTTATCACCATCTCTACATTGCTGCCCTCATGCATGTGGCCAACGGGGGCTTGCCACCAGGTCCACTTTCAAAGTACAGCTTGGTGGGAAGGCAGAAAAAGGGCATCCCTCTCATTTCTTCACTTATCACTTGTCCATACCCTGGACAAGGATTTATTCACATGGCCACAGCTAGCTGCAGGGAAAGTTAAGAAATGTGATCTTTATTCTGGTTGATCCACTAAAATTTGAGGGTTCCAATACTGtagaacagtgtttctcaaacttttttttcataattgctTCTCCTGAGATAAATTAGAtcaaatttaaattaacataaatcttaatttaatttcttcttaaagagaaaaattaattaagaaataaaattttgttgggTAGGGTTGAACTTTGGTGGACCATAAGTCATTGTAATATCTAAGATTTTTTAGCCCCCGAAGGAACCAATTTTCTCTCCCCTTCAGGGCAATCCTTCCTCCCCCGCATTGAGAATGCACGCTGTAGAGTAGGAGGGGAACAGATACTAGCATTTTCTGTTACACAATGCACATTTTTGGACTGGTTTCTAGATGGATTATTATGTTTAAATACAATATTAAGAATTCTTTTTGAAGAAAACTTGTGGTGATCTTTGACACagcttattcatttgtttatgtttaatttttggtaATGACTGTGACCATGGGTAGGGTGGAGCTGGGTTCAGGTCTCAGCCTTACTACTTAACATCTGTGTGCCAAATACTTAACTTCTATGACCCTCAGTTCCCTCAGCTGAGAAAACTATTACTAACCTCACAGGTTGGTGAAATTAATGGCAACAAGCAATTTCAACTGCAAAACACCATAGAGCTAGTGACCATTTTTTCTAGCAAAGAGAGTTAGATGGAACCTTCTTAGGATAAAGAACaaggcctagggcttccctggtggcgcagtggttgagagtccgcctgccgatgcagggtacacgggttcatgccccggtccgggaagattccttacatgccgcggagcggctaggcccgtgagccatggccgctgagcctgcgcgtccggagcctgtgctccacagcgggagaggccataacactgagaggcccgcgtaccgcaaaaagaaaaaaataaataaaaagaacaaggcCTAGAATGGTCTGCCCTTGCCCACCTTTCAAGTCTCTTCTTGCATAACTCTCTGCTCCACCAActctgcttttcctccttcagttcCTCAGAGGGGCAATGCTTCTTCCCATCACACTCCTTTTGCTCGTCTATtccctgcctggaatgctgtGCCTAATCTGCCTACCTATCCTACTGCTTAGTAATTTACCCACCTTAGATTTCCAGGTTAGCATTTCCCCTGGGGAGACTTCCCTGATCCCCAGACTTGGTCAGGTCCCCCACCATGTGATTTCATGGCACTATGCGCCTCTCCTCATTCAAAGGACATGCAAGGCAATGTTACGTTATCTGCTATCTTACGGTGAACATCTCCTAACACCACTAGAACAGGAAAGGCTTGTGAGCGTCCATGCCGGCGCGCAGTGCTGagcgcagtgcctggcactcagcaGGCGCACAGTTAACACGTGCGCAACAGTAGGCCTACAGTTAACACGTGCGCAGGGAACCAGTGAGGGAACCGAGGCCCCCGGCCTGGCTCCGCCCCGCGCGCTTCTGGGCTCATCAGGTGTAAGCACACGGCGCATGCCCAGCCAGTCAATTTACAGAACCTTCGGTGGGGAAGCTGCCGTCGCAGACGGAGCATCTTGCTCCGCTGGTGGCCCTGCTGGTGTTTCCGCTACCTGCGCCGCTCCCACCATGAAGCACGTCGAGAAGAAAGGTAGTGTCTGTGCGCCTCGGGATCTCTCCCTTCTGCCTCCTGCGTGTCCCCTCGACCCTCACCTCCCAACCCGAGGGGGTGGCGCTTCCCCGAAGGACGCCGGGAGCGGAGTCCGGTTTGCAGCTTCCACGGGAGGCTTGGGCTGAGGCCGGCGGGACTGTTGGCCTCGGAGGGGCCGGGTCATTGGGGCGGAGGCCGCTGGGCCAGGTCTAGGAGGGTCGTTCGGCCTTGGGTCGCGGTGACTGGGACGGAAGTCTACCGAACGAGAGGAGGAGGTGCTGGGGTCATTTAGGAGTCACTCGAGGTACAGTCTTACTTTTTTTATCCGGAGGTGGCGAACTTCCTCCGGTTGCCAGCAGGACAGAGGCCGGCCGAGTGGTCGGGCTGCGCCTCATTAGGCGGCGCGGAGCAGGTTTGGCCCTTGGGCCTGAAGGCTGGGGCCGACGCCCTCAGATGAGGCGCGTTCCTCGCTTGTTTCCCAGGCCTCCTATTGGAAATTGTCTAGACAAGGCTGAGAGAAAACACGTTTACGACTGAAGGGGCGTTTATGACTAGATGGGGCATTTAGGGGAAACAGAAACCTGGGGAGAGGACACTGCGGGCAGTTCTCACAGCCCTGGGAAGGAAGCCAGGGATTAGAAGCCCCAGGGAAACTAACAGATAATTGCGTTTCCCTTTGGATGGAGTTTTAACCTCATTTGCCTCCTGTCCCCCAGGCATTAAATGCTGATGTCACCCTCCCGGGCAGAGCAGGGTTCTGTTTTCACATGCGCTCGCCTGCCTCCCTCTTTCGTCTGTTTGGTTATGGGGCCAGTGCTGTCTGTTTGATTATATACACAGCGTGACCCTGCTGCGGTGAAAATCTGAGTCTTCCCTTTTACTTTGAAAGGGGAAGTAAGTTTCTCTCATAGTGAAACCCCCAGGCCTGTTTGAATTTCTTGCCTTGTGGACTTCCCCTCCTCTCAGCAGCTATTGCTAGTATTAAAGGATGCTGACTTGAAAAGACTTTATTTCTTGAAAGCCTCAGAAGCCCCTACTTAgcattctgatttttcttctttgctcttttctCCCCATGCAGGGAGTCATTCCTTCCTTCCAAAGTATTACAGTACGGGGAGTTGCCTAGAAGCACATCATAGCTGGAGGGGTgtgaggggtggagtggggttcATGTCCTGTCTGTGTCTCAGGTAACGAAGAGAAAGGAGCAAGTTCTTCCTTTACTGATCTTAATATCTGGCCTCCTGGTTTATGATTTTTTATCTAAAGTTTATGGAGTGGATTAACTATGTGAAGAACCTGTCCTGAGAGGGAATGTCAGTACATCATTTAAAGGACAGCTGCAGCTGAATGCTGGCAGTAACACATTTTTGCTCTATGACTTTTGGCAAGTCAGCTTATAGTCTGATAAAATGTAACCATAGTTATTGAGAAGCTGCTGCCtaacttgaaaagaaagaaaatatttttgtttaacatATCCATGTTAAAGCGATTTACATGCAGATTGCTTATCTAAGTAACTTTaactttacaagaaaaaaaaatccatgttcttGAGACCCTCCATTTACTGtttatcattatttcattcatcaaGCTTTTATTATGATCGTGCTAGGACACAAATATGAACAATCAtcagtctctgccctcaaagagctcacagcTGAGTGAAAGAGAGCAGCATGTCAATTAGCAATTACTGTGGAAGAAGTGGTATGATAAAGGATTGTACACAATGACTGGAGGTGCAGGGAAGGTCACAACTTTGGCTCATGGCCTCAAACACAGTTTGAGTTAGGTCCGGAAGGAGATTTGGTTGGAATTAGTTACTAGGGGAAGGTGGGCGGCAGGGAAGCATTCTGAGCAGGAGGCATGAAAAAGTGTGCTAAGTTTTGGAAACTGCAAAAACTGCAAGAACTTTGGTAAGGGCGAAGGGTAGAGTGATAATGGGGGAGTGGTGAGAAATGAGGCTAGAAATGTAGCAGGATCCAGAGGATGAAGGGCCTTGTAAATCCCTGTGTGGTGAGGATACATTGAAGGATTTCACCCAAGGGAGTGACATGAGAACATTCACAAACGCATACACACCTATATCTAATCTGACTGTCAATAAACAAtatcatttatcttattttatattaacatttCCTGGTATCTATGtagtttatacattttaaaaatggttcttGGTATTTGTAGTCTGTTTTTTCTCAGTGCTGGGCATTGTAGTTGTTTCCCTTGGTTCAGTAGTGCAACAAGTACCCTTATTTTttcagagattttattttcttgggatatttttcttctttggaagtTTAGAGACAgaggttaaaaacatttttatctcttttgtaACATTTTAACAGTTCGCTTGTCAGAAAGATTGGACTAATTTTGTAATGCCTTCATCAGTATATAGATGTACCAGTTTCCCAATTCTCTTGTCATTTGTAtttactttcattcatttaacatgtGAAACTGGACGCCTGAGATCAGTgcttatttcagtttttttacttATTGACAGTTTGTGTTGGCTTAATATCTCCATCTTCGACCTTTTCAGGATGACTTGTCAAGTGGAGTCAGGGTGTTGACTTTATAAATACATGTCATTTCTTTACAGATTTTGAATAGGAagatttaatccattttcagttaaaatacctgctttttctattttgttgccttcatttcttgcATGTTTCTTACacaattttttgaagtataacatgTTATATGTGCTGAATAGTGTCgccccaaattcgtatgttgaagttctgccagtacctcagaatgtgactttacttAGAGATAGGATTTTTAAAGAGgtagttaagttaaaatgaggtcattaggatggtcCCTAATccattgtgactggtgtccttataagaagagattaggacacagagatatacagagaagaccatgtgaagacacagggaggagatggcCATCAGCAAGCAAAGGAGAGAGgtttcagaagaaaccaaccctgctgactccttgatcttgggcttccagtctccagaattaCGAGAAAGTAAATTTCCGTTGCTTGAgctactcagtctgtggtatttggtACACAGCTCTAGCTAAATAATACAACCTgtatacagggaaaaaaatgtatatgtatagaagAGTGCACCAGTGTGGCTCAGTGAATTTTAACCAAGTGTCAGTGGCATGACAGTACCCTTCACTTCTTCCCCAAAGGTAACTTGTATCCTTGGTGAGTTTTGTCATTTTGAACTATATAAATGGCATTACACAGTATGTTCTATTTAGTGTCTCATTCCTTTCTctaaatattatatttgtgagattcatccatgtcatgTGTGCAGGAGTGGTTTGTTCAATTGCTTttatagtattctgttgtatgacTCACCGTAAGGTATATatccagttgatggacattttgattgtatcactaggagtagaattgctggttcATAGAGTGTGTATGTATTCAGTTTAAGAAGTTGTACCATTTATCCTtctaccagcagtgaatgagagtttcATTGACCCTACATTCTCACATATATTTCATATCAggctcattgttttctttttatcttagtgttttgcttttaatggtttagaagttttccatttttataaaatactgacgtctgtttatttctataaaatatagaTACTCCGTAGTTGATTGTTTCAAACTATGAATTATTGCCTGATATAAAGTGTGGACTTAAGTTACTTGATCTGCAAATTAATATCTAACTCTCCCACTGAAGTTTGTTAAATAGTGATTTATCTCTGTTACAATAAGATAGTGACTGGGGCTAGAGTCATCTG
This window contains:
- the CXCL9 gene encoding C-X-C motif chemokine 9 isoform X1, with product MISKSMFSKEFLRLKIKYRSDSVEQIQEQLHSTTMKKSGVSLLLGIIFLTLIGVQGTPTMRNGRCSCINTSPGTIHSKFLKDLKQFAPSPSCEKTEIIATMKNGAQTCLNPNSTDVKELIKEWEKQVNQKKKQKKGRKYKKTKKVPKVKKSLHPPQKKTT
- the CXCL9 gene encoding C-X-C motif chemokine 9 isoform X2 translates to MRRSPTTRPASVLLATGGSSPPPDKKRTPTMRNGRCSCINTSPGTIHSKFLKDLKQFAPSPSCEKTEIIATMKNGAQTCLNPNSTDVKELIKEWEKQVNQKKKQKKGRKYKKTKKVPKVKKSLHPPQKKTT